In Pseudosulfitobacter sp. DSM 107133, one genomic interval encodes:
- a CDS encoding mandelate racemase/muconate lactonizing enzyme family protein: MKITAVRTHLLEHRLETAFESASMRFDRRQHLLVEVICEDGTTGWGECLGPARANRAVVETYANWLVGMDPLETEKIWAVLYNALRDQGQRGLAVTALSGIDVALWDIKGKHFGVPVSTLLGGRFRDTVRAYATGGFKRDGVDRVTDNAEEAARHRAAGFHAMKIKIGFGFQEDLAVIRAVRDAMGGDMRLMIDGNHGYDTVEAIKVGRAAAACDIDWFEEPVTPEHLSAYRELRKMQPIPVAGGETWHSRWGMREPVETRCVDILQPDLCGCGGFTEMKRIADLAALHNIRVVPHVWGTAVQIAASLQFMAAMVPNPVRLNPIEPILEFDRTENPFRQAVITAPIEHSNGIVTIPDGPGLGIEINRAALTEFAAGDDT; encoded by the coding sequence ATGAAGATTACAGCCGTTCGCACCCACCTGCTGGAACATCGCCTTGAGACCGCCTTTGAAAGCGCGTCGATGCGCTTTGACCGGCGCCAGCATCTGCTGGTCGAGGTCATCTGCGAAGATGGCACGACAGGCTGGGGCGAATGTCTGGGGCCTGCACGCGCCAACCGCGCGGTGGTTGAAACCTATGCAAACTGGCTGGTGGGGATGGACCCGCTGGAAACCGAAAAGATCTGGGCCGTACTGTACAACGCGTTGCGCGATCAGGGGCAGCGCGGACTGGCGGTAACGGCATTGTCCGGCATCGACGTTGCCCTGTGGGATATCAAGGGCAAGCATTTCGGCGTGCCGGTCTCGACCCTGCTGGGCGGGCGGTTTCGCGACACGGTCAGGGCCTATGCCACTGGCGGGTTCAAGCGCGACGGTGTGGATCGTGTGACAGACAACGCCGAAGAGGCCGCGCGCCACCGCGCTGCGGGTTTTCACGCGATGAAAATCAAGATCGGCTTTGGGTTCCAGGAAGATCTGGCCGTGATCCGTGCCGTGCGCGACGCGATGGGCGGCGACATGCGGCTGATGATCGACGGCAACCACGGCTACGACACAGTCGAAGCCATCAAGGTGGGCCGCGCCGCTGCCGCCTGTGATATCGACTGGTTCGAAGAGCCGGTCACCCCCGAACACCTGTCTGCCTATCGCGAGCTGCGCAAAATGCAGCCGATCCCGGTCGCGGGCGGCGAAACGTGGCACAGCCGCTGGGGCATGCGCGAACCCGTGGAAACGCGTTGTGTCGATATCCTGCAACCCGACCTGTGTGGCTGCGGCGGCTTTACCGAGATGAAGCGCATTGCCGATCTGGCAGCCTTGCACAACATTCGCGTCGTGCCGCATGTCTGGGGCACAGCGGTGCAAATTGCCGCGTCGTTGCAATTCATGGCGGCAATGGTGCCAAATCCGGTGCGTCTGAACCCGATCGAGCCGATCCTTGAGTTTGACCGCACCGAAAACCCGTTCCGCCAGGCGGTGATTACCGCCCCGATCGAACACAGCAACGGCATCGTCACCATTCCCGACGGCCCTGGTCTGGGGATCGAGATCAACCGCGCCGCCCTGACCGAGTTTGCCGCAGGAGACGACACATGA
- a CDS encoding amidohydrolase family protein gives MIDRKLSGEKPAIALPKGAIDTQSHMYLPGFPALPGGPANPVDPLPTPDMYLAMANWLGIDRVVITQGNAQQRDNANLIACVSQLGDMARGVAVIDAQTADAEMRALSDAGIVGARIMDLPGGAVGLDSLEAVDAMAAAHGWMLAVQFNGSDILEHESRLAALKSRWTLDHHGKFFRGATPDGPEMACIKRLIDGGRCWYKLAGCYESSKVGAPDFTDIAAMTRAVANHAPDRLIWGTNWPHNLARTTTEYPDDGALLDVVLGWVPEADRAKVLVSTPETLFGFPPLG, from the coding sequence ATGATTGATCGCAAACTGTCGGGCGAAAAACCTGCAATAGCCTTGCCTAAAGGTGCCATAGACACGCAAAGCCACATGTATCTGCCCGGCTTTCCGGCGCTGCCGGGTGGACCGGCGAACCCTGTTGACCCTTTGCCGACGCCGGACATGTATCTGGCGATGGCCAACTGGCTGGGCATCGACCGCGTGGTCATCACCCAAGGCAATGCGCAACAGCGCGACAATGCCAACCTGATCGCCTGTGTGTCACAGCTGGGCGACATGGCGCGCGGTGTTGCGGTGATTGATGCGCAAACCGCTGACGCCGAAATGCGCGCCCTGTCTGACGCAGGCATCGTTGGCGCGCGGATCATGGATTTGCCCGGCGGCGCGGTCGGGCTGGACTCACTTGAGGCAGTCGACGCCATGGCCGCCGCCCACGGCTGGATGCTGGCCGTGCAGTTTAACGGTTCGGACATTCTGGAACACGAAAGCCGGTTGGCCGCGCTGAAAAGCCGGTGGACTCTGGACCATCACGGCAAATTCTTTCGCGGCGCCACACCGGATGGCCCCGAAATGGCCTGTATCAAACGTCTGATCGACGGCGGACGCTGTTGGTACAAACTGGCCGGTTGCTACGAAAGCTCCAAAGTCGGCGCGCCCGATTTTACTGACATCGCCGCGATGACACGCGCCGTCGCCAACCACGCGCCAGATCGGTTGATCTGGGGAACGAACTGGCCGCACAATCTGGCCAGGACCACCACAGAATACCCCGATGACGGGGCGCTTCTGGACGTGGTTCTGGGCTGGGTGCCAGAGGCGGATCGCGCCAAGGTTCTGGTATCCACCCCAGAAACCCTGTTCGGTTTCCCGCCGCTCGGTTAA
- a CDS encoding nucleobase:cation symporter-2 family protein has translation MSNHALSEVLSHEHSESHATDVNYMPPLFEAIPLGIQHVLAMFVGNVTPPLIIAYAIDAPAATTVFLVQAAMFVAGIATLVQTLGLGPVGAKVPIVMGTSFGFLPILVPIAQNNGLPAVLGACFCGGIAMAIVGYFIRHVRFLFPPVVTGTFVLLIGLILLPTGFAYVGGGFGAEDFGATRHLLLAFVVFCVTLGINQFAKGFLSEMGVLIGIIVGYLIAIPMGLIDFSSVGEADWAALPHPFKIGLEFVPTAIFGVVVMSIVTSAESIGDIAGTVIGGANREPTSKELSGGVMADGLASSFAAIFNAFPQISFSQNVGLVALTGVASRYVVAIGGGFLVFAGLFPKVGAFVTTIPAAVLGGAVVIMFGMIAAAGVRMLSLVTLNKRNMLIIGVSVAFAIGLRGQPSLYEHYSVEIKAMLESGLIPGTVVSMALNLLLPGREVVDHGDQAVGQTT, from the coding sequence ATGTCGAACCACGCACTCTCAGAGGTTCTGTCGCACGAGCACAGCGAAAGCCACGCGACAGACGTCAACTATATGCCGCCCCTGTTCGAAGCGATCCCGCTGGGCATCCAGCACGTTCTGGCGATGTTTGTCGGCAACGTCACCCCGCCGTTGATCATCGCCTATGCCATCGACGCGCCGGCGGCGACAACGGTGTTTCTGGTGCAGGCGGCGATGTTTGTGGCAGGCATTGCAACCCTTGTGCAGACGCTGGGACTGGGGCCGGTCGGGGCAAAGGTTCCGATCGTTATGGGCACCAGCTTCGGGTTTCTGCCGATCCTTGTTCCTATTGCCCAGAACAACGGGCTGCCTGCCGTTTTGGGCGCGTGTTTCTGTGGTGGCATAGCTATGGCAATTGTCGGCTATTTTATCCGTCACGTCCGGTTTCTGTTTCCCCCCGTGGTCACCGGCACTTTTGTTCTGTTGATCGGCCTGATCCTGTTACCGACCGGTTTTGCCTATGTCGGCGGCGGTTTTGGCGCCGAGGATTTCGGCGCGACCCGCCACCTGTTGCTGGCCTTTGTCGTGTTCTGCGTCACACTGGGCATCAACCAGTTCGCCAAGGGGTTCTTGTCTGAAATGGGCGTGCTGATTGGCATCATCGTCGGGTATCTGATCGCAATTCCGATGGGGCTGATCGATTTTTCCAGCGTCGGTGAGGCCGATTGGGCCGCTCTGCCGCATCCGTTCAAGATCGGACTTGAGTTTGTGCCAACCGCAATCTTTGGCGTTGTGGTGATGTCGATTGTGACCAGCGCTGAGTCCATCGGTGATATTGCGGGTACGGTGATTGGCGGGGCCAACCGCGAACCCACATCCAAGGAACTGTCTGGCGGGGTAATGGCAGACGGGCTGGCCAGCAGCTTTGCGGCCATCTTCAACGCCTTCCCGCAGATCAGTTTCAGCCAGAACGTCGGGCTGGTGGCCCTGACCGGCGTGGCCAGCCGTTATGTCGTCGCCATCGGCGGCGGGTTCCTTGTGTTTGCAGGGCTGTTCCCCAAGGTCGGCGCCTTTGTTACCACCATTCCGGCTGCGGTGCTGGGCGGCGCGGTTGTCATCATGTTCGGCATGATTGCCGCTGCGGGAGTCAGGATGCTGTCACTGGTCACCCTCAACAAACGCAACATGTTGATTATTGGCGTGTCGGTTGCCTTTGCCATCGGTCTGCGCGGTCAGCCCTCGCTGTACGAACACTACTCTGTCGAAATCAAGGCAATGCTGGAATCCGGCTTGATACCCGGCACCGTTGTTTCGATGGCGCTGAACCTGCTGCTGCCGGGGCGCGAAGTGGTAGATCATGGCGACCAGGCCGTCGGGCAGACCACATGA
- a CDS encoding 8-oxoguanine deaminase, which yields MTTLLIKNAHLLATLDDTRREIPDGGMFIRDNVIEQVGPTADLPETADSVYDMAGHVVLPGLINTHHHMYQSLTRAVPAAQDAELFGWLKTLYPLWARLTPEMIRISTLTAMTELLLSGCTTSSDHLYVFPNGCRLDDSIEAATEIGMRFHACRGSMSVGESKGGLPPDSLVENEPDILADTQRLIEDYHDADRHAMLRIAAAPCSPFSVSQGLMRDTGELARTYGVGLHTHLAENTNDLAYSREKFGMTPAEYVENLGWVGTDVWHAHCVQLDQPGIDLFARTGTGVAHCPCSNMRLASGIAPIRKMIDAGVTVGLGVDGCASNDGAHMLGEARQAMLLQRVGFGPAALSARQALELATRGGASVLGRDDIGSLAVGKSADFIAFNLNEVEFAGAHSDPLAAMVFCAPAKVDYSFINGKLIVENGRITRMDIPAILRRHNELAADLLRGEAA from the coding sequence ATGACCACATTGCTTATCAAAAACGCCCACCTTCTTGCGACGCTTGACGACACACGCCGCGAGATACCGGACGGCGGGATGTTCATCCGCGACAATGTCATCGAACAGGTCGGCCCCACAGCCGACCTGCCCGAGACAGCCGACAGCGTCTATGACATGGCCGGACATGTGGTGTTGCCGGGCCTGATCAACACCCATCACCATATGTACCAAAGCCTGACGCGGGCTGTTCCCGCAGCACAGGATGCGGAACTGTTTGGCTGGCTCAAGACACTGTACCCGCTCTGGGCGCGGCTGACTCCCGAGATGATCCGCATTTCGACCCTGACCGCGATGACCGAATTGCTGCTGTCGGGCTGCACCACCTCCAGCGACCATCTGTATGTTTTTCCCAACGGGTGCAGGCTGGACGACAGCATCGAAGCGGCAACCGAGATTGGAATGCGCTTTCACGCCTGTCGCGGCAGTATGAGCGTGGGGGAAAGCAAGGGCGGGTTGCCGCCCGACAGTCTGGTGGAAAACGAACCGGACATTCTGGCCGACACACAGCGTTTGATCGAAGACTATCACGACGCCGACCGCCATGCGATGCTGCGCATCGCCGCCGCCCCCTGTTCGCCGTTTTCGGTCAGTCAGGGGCTGATGCGCGACACGGGCGAACTGGCCCGTACCTACGGTGTCGGACTGCACACGCATCTGGCAGAAAACACCAACGACCTTGCCTACAGCCGCGAAAAATTCGGCATGACCCCGGCCGAATATGTCGAAAACCTTGGATGGGTCGGCACGGATGTTTGGCACGCCCATTGCGTGCAGCTTGACCAGCCCGGCATCGACCTGTTCGCCCGCACCGGCACCGGCGTGGCACATTGCCCCTGTTCAAACATGCGCCTTGCTTCTGGCATCGCGCCGATCCGCAAGATGATCGACGCCGGGGTGACTGTTGGGCTGGGAGTCGACGGCTGCGCCTCGAACGACGGGGCGCATATGCTGGGAGAAGCGCGGCAGGCGATGTTGTTGCAGCGCGTGGGTTTCGGACCTGCGGCCCTGTCAGCCCGTCAGGCGCTGGAACTGGCCACACGCGGTGGTGCCAGCGTGCTGGGTCGCGACGACATCGGGTCACTTGCCGTCGGCAAATCGGCTGACTTTATCGCGTTCAACCTGAACGAGGTGGAATTTGCCGGCGCCCACAGCGACCCGTTGGCCGCAATGGTGTTCTGCGCTCCTGCCAAGGTCGATTACAGCTTTATCAACGGCAAACTGATTGTTGAAAACGGGCGCATCACCCGCATGGACATCCCTGCCATCCTGCGGCGTCACAATGAACTGGCCGCCGATCTGCTGCGGGGTGAAGCCGCCTGA
- a CDS encoding NAD-dependent succinate-semialdehyde dehydrogenase — translation MTIHTTPSTDLRARLADPDLLREAALIDGIWIARADMPVIDPATGSAIGHMPDCTADETTAAIDAAEVAMKGWKTRTNIERADILMRWYQLMLDHADDLAMILTAEQGKPLDEARGEIVYGASFVRWFAEEARRINGHIIPSPVAGKKIFAMKEPVGVCAIITPWNFPNAMITRKVAPGLAAGCTMVIKPSDFTPYSALALGVLAERAGIPKGVLNILTGRPEVIGETLTASPVVRKLSFTGSTRVGALLAGQCAPTLKKMSLELGGNAPFIVFDDADLDAAVEGAMLSKFRNGGQTCVCANRILVQSSIHDAFVAALAARVDALTVGPGTDKGIAIGPMINASAITKINAHVADALAKGAVRATKQRDLPAQFADPVVLSGATVDMQLAEEETFGPVAPVFRFDTEAEALALANGTPFGLAAYFYTTDMARAFRFGEALEAGLVGLNTGVVSHAEAPFGGVKASGLGREGAQEGIEEYLETKAFHFAGL, via the coding sequence ATGACCATTCACACCACACCATCCACCGATCTGCGCGCGCGTCTGGCCGATCCCGACCTGCTGCGCGAGGCGGCGCTGATTGACGGCATCTGGATTGCCCGCGCCGATATGCCGGTGATTGATCCTGCCACAGGCAGCGCAATTGGCCATATGCCCGACTGCACGGCGGATGAAACCACCGCCGCCATCGACGCCGCCGAGGTGGCAATGAAAGGCTGGAAGACACGCACCAATATCGAACGTGCCGATATTCTGATGCGCTGGTATCAGCTGATGCTGGACCACGCCGACGACCTTGCGATGATCCTGACCGCCGAGCAGGGCAAGCCGCTGGACGAGGCGCGTGGCGAAATCGTCTATGGCGCGTCCTTTGTGCGCTGGTTCGCGGAAGAGGCACGGCGGATCAACGGGCATATCATCCCCTCGCCAGTGGCAGGCAAAAAGATTTTTGCAATGAAAGAGCCGGTGGGTGTCTGTGCCATCATTACGCCGTGGAACTTCCCCAATGCGATGATCACCCGCAAGGTGGCCCCCGGCCTTGCGGCGGGGTGTACGATGGTCATCAAGCCGTCGGACTTCACCCCCTATTCGGCGCTGGCGCTTGGCGTTCTGGCCGAACGGGCGGGCATTCCCAAGGGGGTGCTGAACATTCTGACAGGCCGACCCGAAGTGATTGGCGAAACGCTGACCGCCAGCCCCGTGGTACGCAAGCTGTCGTTTACCGGCTCGACCCGCGTGGGCGCGCTGCTGGCGGGGCAATGCGCGCCGACGCTCAAGAAAATGTCGCTGGAACTGGGCGGCAACGCGCCGTTCATCGTCTTTGACGATGCCGATCTGGATGCCGCTGTCGAAGGCGCGATGCTGTCGAAATTCCGCAATGGCGGTCAGACCTGTGTCTGCGCCAACCGCATTCTGGTGCAATCCAGCATTCACGATGCCTTTGTCGCCGCATTGGCGGCGCGGGTCGATGCGCTGACGGTTGGTCCCGGCACAGACAAGGGCATTGCCATTGGCCCGATGATCAACGCCAGCGCCATCACCAAAATCAACGCCCATGTGGCGGATGCGCTGGCCAAGGGCGCGGTGCGTGCCACCAAACAGCGCGATTTGCCGGCGCAATTTGCCGATCCGGTGGTGCTGTCGGGGGCGACGGTGGACATGCAGCTTGCCGAGGAGGAAACCTTTGGCCCCGTTGCGCCGGTGTTCCGGTTTGACACCGAGGCCGAGGCGCTGGCGCTGGCCAATGGCACGCCCTTTGGTCTGGCGGCCTATTTCTACACCACCGATATGGCACGCGCCTTCCGGTTCGGCGAGGCGTTGGAGGCGGGTCTGGTCGGGTTGAACACCGGTGTGGTCAGCCATGCAGAGGCCCCATTTGGCGGCGTCAAAGCCTCCGGTCTGGGGCGCGAGGGCGCGCAGGAAGGGATCGAGGAATACCTTGAGACCAAGGCGTTTCATTTCGCCGGTCTGTAA
- a CDS encoding tartrate dehydrogenase, translating into MTTYNLALIPGDGIGVDVTDAAMEVMNAAARRFGFALETQTFPWSCEFYARTGAMMPDDGIETLRGFDAIFLGAVGWPETVPDAVSLHGLLLPIRKAFDQYANIRPHRLLAGVEGPLKAEGFDILCIRENTEGEYSGAGGRVHQGRDNEVAVETSIFTRQGVERILRYGFEQAQARRKHLTSVTKSNAQKYSMVFWDEVTRELAAEYPEVTVSHMHIDAMAAKMVMNPQDLDVVVASNLFGDILTDLGAAIQGGLGFAASANICPDRSAPSMFEPVHGSAPDIAGKNIANPIAAIWSGAQMLEHLGEGEAAAAVLEAIETATAQGIGTRPGQNSTDEITAAVVAALGGTA; encoded by the coding sequence ATGACCACATATAATCTTGCTTTGATCCCCGGTGATGGCATTGGCGTTGATGTCACCGACGCCGCCATGGAGGTGATGAATGCCGCCGCCCGGCGCTTTGGCTTTGCATTGGAAACGCAGACATTCCCGTGGTCTTGCGAATTCTACGCCAGAACGGGTGCGATGATGCCGGATGATGGCATTGAAACGCTGCGCGGCTTTGATGCGATTTTTCTGGGGGCGGTGGGCTGGCCCGAAACGGTGCCCGATGCGGTGTCGCTGCATGGTCTGTTGCTGCCGATCCGCAAGGCGTTCGACCAATATGCCAACATCCGGCCCCACAGGTTGCTGGCCGGTGTCGAAGGACCGCTGAAGGCGGAAGGTTTCGACATCCTGTGTATCCGCGAAAACACCGAAGGTGAATATTCCGGTGCCGGCGGGCGTGTGCATCAGGGCCGCGACAACGAAGTGGCGGTCGAGACGTCAATTTTCACCCGCCAAGGTGTCGAACGTATCCTGCGCTATGGGTTCGAACAGGCACAGGCGCGGCGCAAGCATCTGACGTCGGTCACCAAGTCGAACGCACAGAAATATTCGATGGTGTTCTGGGACGAGGTCACGCGCGAACTGGCCGCTGAATACCCCGAGGTGACGGTCAGCCACATGCATATCGACGCCATGGCGGCCAAGATGGTGATGAACCCGCAGGATCTGGACGTGGTTGTCGCCTCGAACCTGTTTGGCGACATCCTGACCGATCTGGGTGCTGCCATTCAGGGGGGGCTGGGCTTTGCCGCTTCGGCCAATATCTGTCCCGACCGCAGCGCGCCGTCGATGTTTGAACCGGTGCACGGGTCGGCACCGGATATTGCGGGCAAGAACATTGCCAACCCGATTGCCGCGATCTGGTCGGGGGCGCAGATGCTGGAGCATCTGGGCGAGGGCGAAGCCGCTGCCGCTGTGCTGGAGGCTATCGAAACGGCGACCGCACAGGGGATTGGCACCCGTCCCGGTCAGAACTCTACCGATGAGATTACGGCAGCTGTTGTTGCTGCACTTGGGGGCACAGCATGA
- a CDS encoding aldehyde dehydrogenase family protein: MIFAVEPDRIALPNSHFIGGEHVAGDGQIAVLSPSTGQVLGEIPIADAATVDRAVKAARAALAASNWGGIAPRERLRALCAWADLIEAEAETLAMLEAVCSSRPYWQVHEGDIRITAEQIRFFAEFADKEGGALAPVADSSFGYISDEPYGVVGAITPWNFPISMAGWKLGPALAAGNAVVIKPSEMTPYSTLYMAELSVRAGLPAGLINVVLGDGPVTGAAITGHAGIDKVSFTGSTRAGAAIMENIARTGIKPMTLELGGKSPVIVCADADLDLAADCIDRGITSNAGQVCVAGSRLIVARAIADALAEKVRERFGRHRPAHTLAVTAGYSPIISEKQLERIDSIVRAAVHQGGEVLCGGARFDHEGSYYQPTLVAGVTDTSPALREEIFGPVATFQTFDTDDEAMALAGHPTYGLCAGLFTRDLSRALRLTRRIEAGTVWVNRYGRSTDHILPTGGWKSSGLGKDLGREAYAANRRTKSVLIDL, from the coding sequence ATGATCTTTGCCGTTGAACCCGACCGCATCGCTTTGCCCAACAGCCATTTTATCGGCGGCGAGCATGTCGCCGGCGACGGACAGATTGCGGTTCTGTCGCCTTCGACGGGTCAGGTACTGGGCGAGATCCCCATTGCTGACGCCGCGACCGTAGACCGTGCGGTAAAGGCTGCGCGTGCTGCGCTGGCCGCGTCAAACTGGGGCGGTATTGCCCCGCGCGAGCGGTTGCGGGCGCTGTGTGCATGGGCCGATCTGATCGAAGCCGAGGCCGAAACGCTGGCCATGCTTGAAGCGGTGTGCTCGTCGCGCCCCTACTGGCAGGTGCATGAAGGCGACATACGCATCACCGCCGAACAGATCCGTTTTTTTGCAGAGTTCGCGGACAAGGAAGGCGGTGCGCTGGCCCCCGTAGCGGACAGCAGTTTCGGCTATATCTCGGATGAACCTTACGGTGTGGTCGGGGCCATCACCCCGTGGAATTTCCCGATTTCCATGGCGGGCTGGAAGCTGGGGCCGGCACTGGCGGCGGGCAATGCGGTGGTGATCAAACCATCGGAAATGACGCCTTATTCGACCCTGTATATGGCCGAACTGTCGGTGCGCGCCGGGCTTCCGGCGGGGCTGATCAACGTGGTTCTGGGCGACGGACCCGTCACGGGTGCCGCGATCACCGGACATGCGGGGATTGACAAGGTGTCGTTCACCGGATCGACGCGCGCGGGGGCTGCGATCATGGAAAACATCGCGCGCACGGGTATCAAGCCGATGACGCTTGAGCTGGGGGGCAAGAGCCCGGTGATCGTCTGCGCCGATGCCGATCTGGATCTGGCGGCAGACTGTATTGATCGCGGGATTACCTCGAATGCCGGTCAGGTTTGCGTGGCAGGCTCGCGTCTGATCGTGGCGCGCGCCATCGCCGACGCGCTGGCGGAAAAGGTCAGGGAACGCTTTGGCCGCCACCGTCCGGCGCACACCCTTGCGGTCACGGCGGGCTATTCCCCGATCATTTCCGAAAAGCAGTTGGAGCGGATCGACAGCATTGTCAGGGCTGCGGTGCATCAGGGCGGCGAGGTGCTGTGCGGCGGTGCGCGTTTTGACCACGAAGGCAGTTATTATCAGCCGACGCTGGTGGCCGGCGTGACCGACACCAGCCCCGCCCTGCGCGAAGAGATTTTTGGACCGGTAGCTACCTTTCAAACTTTCGATACCGATGACGAAGCCATGGCTCTTGCCGGCCATCCGACCTATGGGTTGTGCGCGGGCCTGTTTACCCGCGACCTCAGCCGCGCCCTGCGTCTGACCCGCCGGATCGAGGCGGGGACCGTTTGGGTGAACCGCTATGGCCGCTCGACCGATCACATCCTGCCCACGGGCGGGTGGAAATCCAGCGGTTTGGGCAAGGATCTGGGCCGCGAGGCCTATGCCGCCAACCGCCGAACAAAATCGGTTCTGATCGACCTGTGA
- a CDS encoding NAD(P)/FAD-dependent oxidoreductase, with protein sequence MASAMTRVLIVGAGPAGIRAAQVLVAAGLHPVVVDEGARAGGQIYRRPPENFQRSSKVLYGSEAAKADALHQCFEQMLGLGQLGYHMRASVLGLGAGQAQVLQADRVHTIAYDRVILATGATDRLAPVPGWQSAGVYSLGATQIALKAQGVALGRRMVLAGSGPLLTLVAAQLLKAGARVAAVLDTSTLRTQARGFAGMALARPGVALRGLSLRAQLGRRYHAGVQLDRIETDATGPVAMHWRDAKGRARVSACDMVGMGWHLRAETHLADLAGVTFDWDKTSAQWLPRTDAFGRGGDGVYLAGDGLRILGADGAELAGRLAATACLIDAGLPAPDARATLKAIGRMERFATAMQRGFPWPAQMVRALPDETVLCRCESISAGDLRATLALSGPEANRAKSLGRVGMGRCQGRYCQLAGAEVIAAQAGLHPAQVGRLRGQPPVRPAPVDAYIASEPENAAQSSA encoded by the coding sequence ATGGCATCTGCTATGACGCGGGTGCTGATCGTGGGGGCGGGGCCTGCGGGCATCCGCGCGGCGCAAGTGCTGGTTGCGGCGGGTTTGCATCCTGTTGTGGTTGACGAAGGCGCGCGCGCCGGCGGGCAGATTTATCGCCGCCCGCCCGAGAATTTCCAGCGCTCCTCCAAGGTGTTGTATGGATCAGAGGCGGCAAAGGCCGATGCGCTGCACCAATGTTTTGAACAGATGCTGGGGCTGGGGCAGCTTGGTTATCACATGCGCGCGTCGGTGCTTGGGCTGGGGGCAGGTCAGGCGCAGGTTTTACAGGCCGACAGGGTACATACCATCGCCTATGACAGGGTCATTCTGGCCACCGGCGCCACCGACCGTCTGGCACCGGTTCCGGGCTGGCAAAGCGCGGGGGTCTACAGTTTGGGCGCCACGCAGATTGCGCTCAAGGCGCAGGGCGTTGCATTGGGGCGGCGCATGGTGCTGGCCGGGTCCGGTCCGCTACTGACACTGGTGGCGGCACAGCTTTTGAAAGCGGGCGCGCGGGTTGCGGCGGTGCTGGACACGTCGACACTGCGCACACAGGCGCGCGGGTTTGCCGGCATGGCGCTGGCACGCCCCGGCGTGGCGCTGCGGGGGCTGTCGTTGCGCGCGCAGCTTGGGCGGCGGTATCATGCAGGCGTTCAGCTGGACCGGATCGAGACAGACGCCACAGGACCGGTTGCCATGCATTGGCGCGATGCAAAGGGGCGTGCGCGGGTCAGCGCCTGTGACATGGTCGGCATGGGCTGGCACCTGCGGGCCGAAACACATCTGGCCGATCTGGCAGGCGTGACCTTTGACTGGGACAAGACCAGCGCGCAATGGCTGCCCCGGACCGATGCGTTCGGGCGCGGCGGGGATGGCGTGTATCTGGCCGGTGACGGGCTGCGCATTCTTGGCGCTGACGGGGCCGAACTGGCGGGCAGGCTGGCGGCAACGGCCTGTCTGATCGACGCGGGGCTGCCTGCGCCCGATGCCCGCGCCACGCTAAAGGCCATTGGCCGCATGGAGCGGTTTGCAACGGCCATGCAGCGCGGTTTTCCCTGGCCCGCGCAAATGGTGCGCGCCTTGCCTGATGAGACAGTGCTGTGTCGCTGCGAAAGCATCAGCGCAGGCGACTTGCGCGCAACGCTGGCGCTTTCGGGGCCGGAAGCGAACCGCGCCAAATCGTTGGGACGGGTTGGCATGGGGCGCTGTCAGGGCCGGTATTGCCAGCTTGCCGGCGCCGAGGTGATAGCCGCGCAGGCCGGGCTGCACCCCGCGCAGGTGGGCCGTTTGCGTGGCCAGCCGCCCGTGCGCCCTGCGCCGGTCGACGCATATATTGCCTCAGAGCCTGAAAATGCGGCACAATCTTCTGCCTGA
- a CDS encoding (2Fe-2S)-binding protein, protein MSGQIVRLAETGRAPVSFHLDGLPFDALEGDTVLTAILMVRKSLRRSEFGAENRAGFCLMGACQDCWVWQETGPRLRACSTPLAAGMRLLSDAPDEWHLL, encoded by the coding sequence ATGAGCGGGCAGATCGTCCGGCTGGCCGAAACTGGGCGCGCGCCGGTGTCGTTTCATCTGGACGGTCTGCCCTTTGACGCTTTGGAAGGGGACACGGTGCTGACGGCAATCCTGATGGTGCGCAAAAGCCTGCGCAGGTCAGAGTTCGGGGCCGAAAACCGCGCGGGGTTCTGTCTGATGGGCGCCTGTCAGGACTGTTGGGTCTGGCAGGAAACCGGCCCCCGCCTGCGTGCCTGTTCCACGCCGCTGGCGGCGGGGATGCGCCTGCTGAGCGACGCGCCTGATGAATGGCATCTGCTATGA